GCGGTCCCGAATCGTCTCGGGGGCCTCGACCAGCGTGTTCTGGCCGTCGACGACGCCAAGCGCCACGTCGTCCTTGGTGCCGTACTCCTGCACGTTGTAGACGGTCTGGTCGTGGTTCGCAACGAGGTCGAAGCCGATGGCATCCACGTCAGCGTCCATCAGGTGCGCGTAGGCCTTCTCCTCGATTGCGCCCCAGTAGGTGTGGGCGACGACATCGGCGTCGGCGGCCGAGGCGACGGCGTCGATTGCCTCGGCAGCACGTTCGTCCTCGCCGTCGGCGGGCGTGTTCTCGACGAGCGACGGCTCAAGCAGGAACAGCGTCTCAATATCGGAGAACGCGGTCACTTCCTCGGCGAGGAAGTCGGCGATGGCGTCGAGGAACTCGGCGTCGTCGCCGTAGTGCTCGTCGGTCGCCAGGTCCGCAAGCGAGTACGGGCCAGGGAGCACAGCCTGCAGGCCGTCGTCGACGTGGTCGGCTGCGGCACCGAGGTCTGCGGCGACGTCGCCGCCGTCAGCACCGAGGTCGCCCTGCACGACCGGCTCTCGGTAGAAGTTGTTGTTGTCGTAGTAGCGGACGATACCTTTGGTCTCCACATTGTCGTGGACCGCGAGCGGGTGCGCGAGCATATCATCCCAGCGGAACTGGCCCTCGACGACGCGGTCGAGCCCGGCGTCCTGCTGGATGGAGATGACTTCCTCGCGCGCTTGGTCGTAGGCCGCGACGACCTCGCCGGACTCGTCGCCCGAGATGAGGTCGGTCTTCTGATGGCCTTTCAGATCTGCCAGTTCGTCCTTGGCCCAGTCCGGGAGCGGAAAGAGCCCAGGGGTCGTGGCGATTACCTGTGTCATTGCCGTGGAGTAGGAAATGACGGGCTTTAATATTTCCTATTCAATAAAATGCCCAGCAGTAATCATTCTCGATAGAACCGCAGGACGACGAGCG
The genomic region above belongs to Haloarcula hispanica ATCC 33960 and contains:
- a CDS encoding methionine synthase vitamin-B12 independent; translated protein: MTQVIATTPGLFPLPDWAKDELADLKGHQKTDLISGDESGEVVAAYDQAREEVISIQQDAGLDRVVEGQFRWDDMLAHPLAVHDNVETKGIVRYYDNNNFYREPVVQGDLGADGGDVAADLGAAADHVDDGLQAVLPGPYSLADLATDEHYGDDAEFLDAIADFLAEEVTAFSDIETLFLLEPSLVENTPADGEDERAAEAIDAVASAADADVVAHTYWGAIEEKAYAHLMDADVDAIGFDLVANHDQTVYNVQEYGTKDDVALGVVDGQNTLVEAPETIRDRIDWFEQQTNTAYDTVYATANTETFYLPVNKFEDKLEALANAAGLEAAEA